The Hydra vulgaris chromosome 14, alternate assembly HydraT2T_AEP genome includes the window GATATCAACATCTGAACTTCATTCTATGTAAAACTCGgttttaaactttcatttttggaaataataaactataacaacAAGATTTAAAACGAATGATATATAACCATTAAAcataatgattatttaaatgGCATTACTTAAACCCAATAagctctattttttttttttttccacttttaCCACAAGATTAacaacatttgttataaaatttattataacaactttaactagatgtatataaataacaaaaatacaataataaaaggaacagagataaaattaaacagaaattTACCAGCTTTTTCTATTTCGATACTAGAAGTGTATCTATATTTGTGCAAATGTTACAAGTatcttttgtaacttttttcatttgaaacttTAACCAAGTAACATCTGGAGCCACCCAGTTGCTAATATAATggctacataatatataattaataaaaaacaaagagtttctaaaaaaagaaataatgaaaattaatcaTAGTTAAATgtagtaaataaaaacagaaatagtAAACTATAACAGAAGAATGTAAAAGTTTAGTTTAGAGCATAAATGTGATTCATAAGAGTGTCAGACGTGGAGCAGAATCATTCGTTTTATAAATGGATACCAGTTGTTTTGTGTTATCAGGAAAGCAAACATACATTATAGATAAGTATCATGGATGTGTCGCGGATGGTATGGATTCTGTTATCTAATGTGGTTCATGATCTGGTTCAAAATGGTAATATTAATATGGTTAGATAGAGTTATTTGTGTTATGTTTAATTTCCATttagttaatatgttttaatgcAGTTCttcgttttatatttatattttaactaacttttgcctatttaaatacaaatatataggGGAGTTTTTTGAGTTGTACGGTTTGGTGATGGTATTcgtttagtttttagtttatttttattctaattttatttgatttagttaaattattcgttttagcttttgtttaaattatctttatatgGTGTGGTGCAGCtgttcattttaaatttagcttatatataactaaattaaattaacttgtttaatggaaatatttgttttacatttaatttaccTTAAAtggtttaatgaaaatattcaatttttacgtttaatttaattttagttttaattaatttatagagTATAGTCCAATTCTTTAAGCCTAAAATTGGTTTGTATAACTTGAATGCATATGCCCTtggtaaatttgatacaagggAAGAAAAGGTATAACACTTTCAACCCAAAAACTTCTCACGAGAAAAAAAACAGAAGAACTTGTTTCAtgtgtttatgtaaaaatttgcattagataaatgttgaaaaaaattaattagaaatcTAGTTATGGTTGGTATAATTATAAGCAGTACTTACCAACACAccaattgcatatatatatatacatttttttttttttttttttttttttttgtgttaatcacttcctcaaggccgagaaggccactacagatgaggaggctactcaatagtggttataaccctctctcaactctataactccgaaacacgaaccttgacgaacaaggccgctgggcggagaaacaagttgagcgcggtactaccagggacgtggtggggatcgaactcggagcctcttgcttatgaagcaagcgctttaccactacaccactaccgcattttgtatatatataccgcatatatgtatatatatatatatatatatatatatatatatatgtatatatatatatatatatatatatatgtataccgcatatatgtatataccgcatatatacatatatatatatatatatatatatatatatatatatatatatatatatatatatatatatatatatatatatgtatataccgcatgtatgtatataccgcatatatgcatatatatatatatatataaatatatatatatataaatatatatatatatatatatatatatatatatatacattatatacatatatatatatatatatatatatatacattatatacatatacatatatactaaaTACCCATTAATTCAATCTTGTTCTTAGGTGTTCTTCACTCTATTTTACCCAATTTTCTTGTTGAACAGGAGTCAATAAGGGTTGATTTTTGGGAATGGCACTGAAGTACCCACTTCGGTTAAGATAACGAGTTCTGGGAGAAACCTTGGGACTGccttttttgatttattcaaTTTGAATATCTTGGGCGGGTCGTGTATCATCTTTTcgagctaattttttttattttttttttatttatttcgtcattttacacattttacaatgctatctataaatttaaacaaatatatataattacaagctgactggggcaagtagaagTCAAAATgacttatcatcaagcccctttgtgaaatacaaaaaaaaaacacaattaaattttacattttccaaTATTACataaaagagtgaaattaataagtttaaaaaaaaaaattggttagaAATTTTAGAAGGTTAAAGaagaacttaaagttaaaaaaagaacttaaagttaaaaaaagaagaaatttaagataaagttaaaatataaaataacaaataaaaaattacaaatctgTACATATTCGTATACATATTAaagacaataaacaaaaaaaaaaaaaatttaattcgcttcatatgcatatatatattcgatacaatattaaaattaaatcaagtacacaaaaaattaaaaatacaaaactatttcgatttttttttcaaaaaaatgagaGAATGTAcgtaatgtttaaatttagtaagtgtttttttatagttcttttaaatgtagcaatagattttatttttttcatattttcgtcaagaaccgAATTCCACAAGCGTGGTCCCCGGCATATAGTCGAGAAGTCAGATTTTTTGAGTGATGTTAGTGGGATGTAGTAATTACTCATTGAAtgtcttgtttcatatttatgattaattcgagtgaaacttttaaaaaaatattttggaatcatttcattttgaagtttaaacataaataacaagttatggtatatatttagtttgtatacatttagagcatttatttccttgagtaacggctcgGCACTTTCGTATCTACTTGCGCCCAAAACTAATctacttgcttgcttttgttttgtataaataatttttaggaaagataaatgattgtttgcccaggcaatattacaatagttaatatgactatgtataaatgaaaagtataaattttttaaacataaattatttaaaagatgttttgtcTTGTACATAATCCCCAGGGTCTTTGAAACTTTGTTCTCGACtagctttatttggcttttccaatttaaattcTCATCGAAAATTATTCctagtattttcattgaaaaaactctttttattttaatattgttaattgttagtTCAGGTAATTTGAGTGGAAGGTTCTCGGATTTAGATGacttagcaaacaaaatatatttcgttttttcaatatttaatgaaagtttatttgcttCAAACCACTCATTAAGATATATTAATTCTgtgtttacaatataaaaaatattttttaaatttgagtcagaaaagaaaacatttgtgtcatcagcaaaaataatataattaagtatttttgaagacaaataaatatcattaatataaattaaaaacagcaggggtccaagtattgatccttggggaactccgcaATTTATTGATTCAAATGGGGAACATGTTAAGTCATATGGTACTCCTTCTTTACGATTTTGTAAATAACATTGCAGCCACTTTAAATTGTAGCCACTTTTAATTGAATCAATCGTTGTTGGtcctttaaattaatttttcttggtCTACCACCTCTTTTCTTTCTCTCCAAGCTCATTCCTTCCCTCATTTTCTTTGAATATTGTCAATGCTGACGacttcatttctaaaataattatctttaggtaaatcagaaataataatgaacttatagattttttatagggtttcatgaaataaaaaaaagtcattgtaTGACTCGCCAAAAAGTGTAAAAACGATCAAAAGTTTTGCATACGCGTTCTCATTTTTTTTGTCGGGAAAAAACAACGAGAACTGATCCGAAAGTTGATATCAGCAGAGAAATCTTATAGAGAAGTTGGTCGTTTAATTAAGTGTTCCAATAAAATGATAAGAAACgccataaaattttaagaaaagcCTGAAACACGTGGTCGAAAACGTTCTATTTCAACATTGCTGGCCAATCGCTTAGTCCGACAGGCTAAAAAGGAACCTTTTAAAACAGCTAACGAGCTGAATAAGGACTTTAACATCGATGCAACAGTACAAACAGTTTGGAGTTGTCTGCATGTTAATGGATTAAAAGCCTGTAGCCCCAGAAAAGTTCCACTTCTAAGTGCCAGACATGTAGTAAAGCGTATTGCGTTTGCTAAAAAACACTCAAGTTGGCCACTTGAAAAATGGAGGAATGTTTTATGGACAGACGAAAGTAAGATTGTGCTTTATGGTGGAAAAGGCTCTCGGGCGTATGTCAGAAGTCCGCCGAATGCAAAATACATACCAAAATATACcatcaaaactattaaacatggaGGTTGTAGTATAATGATATGGGCATGCTTTTCTTATTACGGAGTAGGGCCCATTCATCACATTACAACTATTATGGACCAACACATTTATGTTGATATATTGGATAAAGTAATGTTGCCGTATGCAGACTATGAAATGCCGTTGTTCTGGGTCTTCCAACAGGACAATGACTCAAAGCACATTAGCAAGCAGGCGAAGAATTGGTTTGAGAAGCATAAAGTGAACGTTATGGTGTGGCTAGCACAGTCGTCAGATCTTAACCCAATTGAGAATTTgttaaactaattattttatgcttcatattcaaatatatatatatatatatatatatatatatatatatatatatatatatatatatatatatatatatatatatatatatatatatatacatacattaggGTGGGTCAAACGCCccttatttttgaaaatcaaaaagcaCTGTTTTCCATGTGCTGTGGACGTACTCTAgggttaataaaaaacaaaattcaaattatttgctCAAATTTTAGACCCCGCTCAACCGGCTcgaaagttaaatttttgtccCAAAATGTCATATTCTGAGAAGTTAAACccctttaatcaatttttttattaatttttttttttgtttaagtgaataagcttttttttttagcacatttataaatgaaaattacaatttttttaaatttttattttaaaatcatgttttaaaaataattttttttattaattaacttaacataaatttatgaCTTGacataaatttatgaaattagatattttacaattaaacaatcatataaacaatataataattacataacacatgttaaataatttttgataacttGTCTTTAGTATTGACTGAAAATTTTTGTCTGTGACTTGAAATTGAAAGCATCAACCATTGCTTTAATTCCTCATCCTGGCACATGTGTGTAAAGTCTTGGATAAGCTTTACTCCTCTCTCACCACAATCATTTACTACAGTTAACTTTTCTATGAATATTTTTAGGACTCGATATcctgaaaaactattttaacctctaaaataaaacatatacagacatttttaaatattttaaacgctaaaaaatttaataaaattaaatcaattaagAGCTAACTTGCATCcattttgtttcttttgcaGATAGATTAGCTGTTGAATTAGAATTTAACTTTGAGGTTTAACCAGTTCCTATAACTCTGGAATTTTCATTATGTTAATGTTTGGTAAAAGCGGTTCTCCCAATGTTAATCTTGAAGGTTTAgggtataaaaataattttttggcaAATTTTTCTATTGTGTTATTGTTTAACGTTTCATTGCATATAGCAAgtacaacatttttttcaattttcattcaacttttaattgctgcatttgaaattgttttataaaatgatccATACTTGATCATGTCCCTGATTGCACATAAATCTAGGCAAGGAGAAGAGGCTGCCAATGGTGCTTTCAGAAACTATCTTGCATGAAATAGCCCAGTAGACTCAGCAACTTGACTAACTGTTGCTATTTCTTCTGCACTAATTATATCAAATTGTTGCAAATGAAATGTAAGCAGTTCTATTGTCATGTAGCAGatagcttttgataaaaatcttgcATGATGAAAAGCTATAGGTTTTTCGAAACTTAAAATTTGCTAGTTTATCACTGCATAGCCAAATTGTCTGTGAACAAGGAACATTCTAGATAAATTCTTgataatttttggttttaaaagcttttgaaaaaatgtaattcaagtttgttaatatgattttttcttttaatttagaaaagaaATTTACAAATCTCTACCTTTTCTTCTAAAAATGTTCCTTTTTGTTCCAAAGTAGTTGTATGTGCTAAACTCTGAAAACCATATCTCTTTGttgcaacatatatatatatatatatatatatatatatatatatatatatatatatatatatatatatatatatatatatatatatatatatatatatatatatatatatatatatatatatatatatatatatatatatatatatatatatatatatatatatatatatataacgagagagagagagagagagagagagagagagagtaagAATCTTACCATAAGATCTTTTGCTTGGAAGATCGTAGAAAGAAGCTATCAACAAGCAGATCAACAAATCACTAAAGAGGAAAGAAATGtcgatataaattttttgaataattaacaAGAGGAATGTAAAGCTGTGATGGGTGGAAGAGACAAAAAGTACTTATTTACTGCTTATACGATCTTGTAAAGTATTAATTTCcttatataattgtaatttcTCCTTGCTTCGTTTTTGTAATGCACTCCTTAATaatctttttcttataaaacgaGAATCAAATTTTGAGACGCCaggtaaattaaatgaaataaatttcgGTAAAACTCCGAAAATTCtgcaattattcaaaaacacaATATCTAAAGCGGCTTTATTTAACTTATGAatcaattttaagttaaataaagcCGCTTTAGATATTGTGTCTTTGAATAATTGCAGAATTTTTGGAGCTTTACcgaaatttatttcatttaacatACCTGGCGTCTCAAAATTTGATTCtcgttttataagaaaaagattATTAAGGAATGCATTACAAAAACGAAACAAGGAGAAGTTACAATTATATAAGGAAGTTAATACTTTACAAGATcgcataaaaataactatttcttcgtttgattggtttattttaattaaggcGCTAAAATCTaatacagaaaaagaaaaagataaaattataaagatacaTGAGAAGAAATTAAGAAGATTAACAATTGGTCATACAAATCCTTTTAATGTTTCAGATATCTTAACTAATCGCTCTTTGTACAAGCTCTCTGATGATGAAATAGACATCCTTAAAAGTGGTTTACAGTTTTCTATTCCACCAAAATATCTTAAACGTACTGATATTTACTCTACTTTCGAACTAATTAATTGCTCTCTTTaaacaaaactgaaaaataatgAAGGTTCAGGAAAACTTAAAGCTGAACTTTCCCATTTAGcaaattcttatatttacaattatcgTCCTTCTCAAGAAACTCTGAAAAAACatggaatattaaaaaaaactttcaaataatcCGGATATTATTATTCTAAAACCTGATAAAGGTAATTGAGTAGTAATATTAGATAAAGAAATTTACGTAAATGGTATCTATAAAATTACTTatgacaaaacaaaatttaagcaaCTTAAGAAAGATGTAACCTTAATGAGAGAAATTCAACTCCAAAAATTTCTAAGGAAACTAAAAGCAAAAGGTTTTTTCAATGATTCCACATACAACAGAATTTATCCTTCCGGATCTCATCCTGCTTGTATCTATGGGCTTCCAAAGTTGCACAAGTTAACTTCCTCCGAGACTACCATAAACTTCAGACCTATTGTATCATCTATTGGTACCTACAATTATCAACTAGCCAAATTTCTTAGAGATTTGTTATCTCCATTAATAAACACAGAGTTTTGCACTAAAGATTCATTTTCCTTCCGTGAAGAAATAAGTCAGGTTAatctacataaacaatttttagtatCGTATGATGTAACCAGCTTATATACTAATGTTCCGCTTCAAGAAACCATTGATATCGCAGTTAATTCGATTatgcttaataataaaaattttaaaattactaaaaacgatttaaaaaaactatttaatttcgCTACCTCGCaaacacattttctttttaaaggacATACTTATGATCAAACAGATGGTGTAGCCATGGGCTCTCCACTAGCACCTGTTTTTGCCAATTTGTTTATGGGTCATTTTGAAAATGACTGGATTAAAAATTGCAATGGAGTTAAGCCAGTTTTCTATAAACGATATGTTGATGACATTTTTGCTGCTTTTCAGTCAGAAAAGGAAGCACGTATTTTCCTTGATTATATTAATGGTAGGCACAGTTCTATTTCTTTCACCACGGAACAGGAAGTGAATTTGAAAATATCCTTCTTGGACgtaaatttacacaaaataaattcTACAGTACTACTacagtttttcataaaaaacctACTCTGGTCTGCACAccaatttttatagtttcactCCGCTTTCGTACAGAGTTAGTCTTATCAAATGCCTAATCAatagaacatttaaaatcaatagTACTAATCTAGGGTTTAACTCCGACATAAACAACCTTTTCAAAGTATTTCAAAGAAACATGTATCCATCTTGgctaatatcaaaaatatataaatcttatttaaacaaaattaacacaAACAATCCATCACAACCAAAAATCAAAGAACCTTTGTCTTACATTAAACTACCGTTTTTAGGAAAAATATCTGATTTAgctaaaaaaagattgaattCAATTGTTAAAAGATATTGCtgttctgtaaattttaaactagtttttgtctcactaaaagtttcaaaatttttttcctctCAAGATCCTATTCCTCTAGAGTTCATATCGTTCGTGGTCTACAAATTCTTATGTGCAGGATGTAACTCCTGTTATATAGGCGAAACTACTCGCCATCTCAAGACACGGAAAACTGAACATTATAAGAGAGACAAAAAATCACATATCTATAAACATCTCCATGgtaatgaaaattgttttatgcaaTTAAATGAAAAGTCTTTTTCCGTTTTAGATTCAGCATCTAATAAGTtcgaattaaaacttaaagaaagcATGTTTATAGAATGGTTAAAACCTGGTATGAACAAACAGGTCAACTGACAACTGTTCAATTGACACTTTCTGTTTTGTTATTACTttctatgtatttttttattaacctatTCTTTCGTCACTTcctatttgttttttagtatgACTTGTTATTcttataatagtttttgttgtatttttgtaattaaattaatagtttgtaaacagataattacattttgtattgGAATTGAAAAAATCACCTATATAGgtattgaaacaaatttaaaaattaaacttcaacTGAAGATGACTATT containing:
- the LOC136090873 gene encoding uncharacterized protein LOC136090873: MREIQLQKFLRKLKAKGFFNDSTYNRIYPSGSHPACIYGLPKLHKLTSSETTINFRPIVSSIGTYNYQLAKFLRDLLSPLINTEFCTKDSFSFREEISQVNLHKQFLVSYDVTSLYTNVPLQETIDIAVNSIMLNNKNFKITKNDLKKLFNFATSQTHFLFKGHTYDQTDGVAMGSPLAPVFANLFMGHFENDWIKNCNGVKPVFYKRYVDDIFAAFQSEKEARIFLDYINGKLGAVAKATDVKSAVICLKSDLQLEYFLKKLPLNATKNKVLPPTNEQYVTQIECFYENESIAFKCEKLYGNFSSHYHKQDL